TGCGTGGCATATTTTGAATTCCACCAAGATATTTCAAAAGTCTTTCTTTTTCTTTTCTCAAGAGATTTACTTCTTTCTTTGGCAGAACTTCGAATGTTCCGTCTTCTTCCATTCGCTGTAGCTCTTTTAACCTCTCAATTCTTGTTTTGATTGTTCTGAAGTTTGTCAAAAGTCCTCCAAGCCATCGCTGATTGATGTAAAACATTCCACATCTTTCAGCTTCTTCTTTGATTGTCTCTTGAGCTTGTTTCTTTGTCCCAACAAAGAGTACAATCTTACCTTCTGCTACCTGAGACTTTACAAACTCATAAGCCTCGTCCATTTTCTTTACTGTCTTCTGAAGGTCAATGATATAAATTCCATTTCTTTCAGTAAAGATGTATTCAGCCATCTTGGGATTCCATCTGCGTGTCTGATGACCGAAATGCACACCTGCTTCAAGAAGCTGTTTCATTGTTAAAACTGGCATTTGTCTTACCTCCCTCAATTCGGTTTTTCTTCGAGCCGGATAATAAGAAGGCCTTTTATGCCTTCCACCGAAGATTTCCGACTCTGCTTTTTTACAAAGCCGAGAATATTATAGCACAGGTTAATATTAATAACAAGACAATATTGTTTTTTTACAAAAATTTTTATATAATCATATCTGCAAAACCCCCAAATTTTATTTTGAAGGTCTATATCCAAAAAAAGAGGTCGTGGCAAGGTGCCATGACCTCTTTTTCTTTATATCTTTTCCAACACAAATCCTTTTTCTTTTGCATCATTGTAAGAAAACACATTTCGGGTGTCAATAATAATTGCCTTAGAAGGAGATATATACTCAAAAATTTTTTCAAATTCTATCCCGTGCTGCTTTGCCAAAATCAAAACAAGCTGTACATCTTTCAAAGCCTCTTGCAAACTCTCAACTTTAAAATCATATTTGGTTTTTACCGCAGGGTCAAACGCTTTAACCTCAACACCTCGAACTTTTAAATTCTTAATTATTTCAATGGCAGGGCTGAGCCTGTCATCAGAAGAATAATCTTTCATCGCAATGCCAAGTACTGCAATCTTTTTATCACAATTATATTTTTCAATAGTTTTCATAACAAGGTCGGAAATATAATTAGGAATGCCTTCATTGAACATTCTTGCGGTTTTAGAAAGTTTAAGCTCAATACCCAGCTCCTGTGCCTTTGCATTTAAATAATAAAATGCATTAGGGATGCAAAATCCTCCAACCCCAGGCCCGGGATACAAGAGATTTACTCTTTTGTGAGTGTTTGCAACCTTTATCACCTCAAATATATCAAGATTCATTGCCTTTGTAAATCTCTCAAACTCGTTTACCATCGCAATATTTATATCTCTTTGCAGATTCTCAATCACCTTTGCTGTCTCAACAACTTCAAACGAAGATGCAACAATTATCTCTTCCTTGCAAATCACCTTAATCAAATCAACAGCTCTTTTTACGCTATTTTCACAAAATCCCGCCAAAGCAGTAGGCATATTTTCAAATTCTTCAAAAGCCTTCCCCTCTGCAATTCTCTCTGAAGCATAGGCTAAATAAAAGTCTTCTCCACATTTCAAACCACTCTCTTCTAATATTGGTAAAAATATATTTCTTGTTGTACCTGGAACAACGGTTGAACGCAAAAGTATCAGCTGATTTTTTCTCAAGTTTTTGCTTATCTCTTTTGCACACGAAACGAGATAATCAAAGTAAGGTTTTCCACCGTAAACAGGTATTGGAACCGTGACTATTACATCATCTACATTTTCAAGTGCCAGCTTGTAATTTACCATGGGAATAAATTTTCCATTTTCAAGCTGCTCCTTTAAAATCTCCTGTATAGTCTTTCCATTGTAACTTTCTAAATGGTGAGTCTCTCCCTTTTTAAGCTCCTCAATCAATTTTTCATTGCTATCAACACCAAAGACTTTGAAACCTTTCATTGCAAACGAAAGAGCAAGGGGAAGACCAACATATCCAAGGCCAATTACACATACGCTATTCAATGTTTATCCCTTCCCTCTTTAGTATATCAATAATTTGAGTTACTCTGCTATCCCATGAGGTTTGCTTTGCATACTCTATTCTTTTTTCTATCTTTTCAATATTAGGATTTTGTGCCTCCTGCAGAGCTTGAATGCATTTTACAAGCATATCTTCATAGTTTTTGCCAATATACACAACATCGGAAAATTGTTCTACTTGGGGCATTGAAGTTGAAACAATTGGTTTTCCTGTTGCCAAATATTCATAAAATTTTAGCGGGCTTACATTCTCTGAGAGCTTGTTTGTTCTGAATAAGTTTAAGCAAACATCAAATTGAGATACATACTGCGGCAAATCCTTGTTATCAATCCTTCCAAGCAAATAAATATTGCTCAGCTTCTTTAAATTATCCACGCTTACACCAGCACCCACAGGTCCTATCAAAACAAAAGACCACTCTCTTTTTTCTTTTGCTAAATATTCTATAAGCTGAGTGTCTATCCATGTGTGGATAACACCCACAAAGCCAAAGATAGGACGGGGTATATTATTCATCTTATCGGGTACAGGCAGTTTATTTGAAGCTTTATTAAAGTGTTCAAACTCAGCACCGTTTGGCACAAGATATGTGTGAGGATTTAATAACTTGAGCTTATTATATAATCCATGGGTTGTTGTAAAAACTACATTACTCTTTTGAGCAAGCTCATCTTCCATGCTTTCAACCAAAGCCTTGTCAATAAACCCTTGAAACTCTGAATGTTTGTCTATACAGTCGTAAACTAAAAAACTGTAAGAAAGATGTTCAAGAAGATCAACAGTGTTTGGCATGTAGGTCCATATTATAGGTGACTTTAAATCAAAGTTTTGATAGATAACTTCTTTTACAAAATTTGCTATCATTTTTTGATTGAACTTATTGATGGACCTTTTCTTGTTATAAAAGGGAATAATTGGTGGCAGAGCAAATACAAAAAGGTTCTCCTTTATTCTTTTTGGAGACTTTCTAAATCTTGTTAGGTAAGGTCTCAAACTAGGGTCTTTTAATGGACCTATCAAGGTCACAGGTGGGTCTAAATAAAATATTCTACAGTTTTGTGGCATTCTTTTCATTATCTGTTGTTTACGTGTTGGTATAGGATCCCATGGTGTTGTTGAAAAACAAATTATATCTATCATCTTTATCCCAGTCCCTTAGTAATTTTTTTGAAACTCTTTTTACAAATCTTAAGATACAATATTTCTGGCAGTCCAGTCAACAAAAAATTCTAAAATCTCTTGACCAAGCTAAATAATTTGTAATACTATGGTCTTGATAAACTATTGTGGTGGAGGGAGAAACAAATATGAAAATAGTGGACCAAAAGGGAAGACTATTTGGCATCATTAATATTGTTGACCTCATTTTGATAGTGCTGATTGTTGCAATTGCATGGGTAGGGTTTGCCAAAATTTCATCACATGCAAAATCATCCGACAATGCAGCAGAAAATGAGTTTGTGGAAATCAAGCCGGGTGAAGCAATCATCAATGTAAAAATTCCTCTTGCTGACCCTGTTATGGCTCAGTCTCTTCACAAAAACGATTATTTGGTAACTGGCGACACTTTGACAAAATCATACATTCAAGACATTCAAATAAAAGATGGAATATATGAAAGAACATCATCAGACGGCAAAATTGTTGTCGCAACCCACCCATACAAGAAAGATGTCTATCTTACTATCTATGGCTATGTAACTTTGCAAGGGGCAACAATAAAGCTTGACAAGCAAACAGTCAGAGTTGGAAAGACATTTTATGTAAAGACAAGAACTACAGAACTTGTTGGAGTTGTTACTGGAGTGAAAATTGTGAAAGAATAAGGCTGGTGGAAACATGATTAAAGAAAGTTATTTCTATAAATTAGCTATGTTATTAGCAAGATATTTGAAGGAGAGCAGAATATATGAGCTTGTTTCCAAGCTATTTTATTTTTCAAGATACTCAGCAGTTTTTGAACTTGTTAGAAAAAAGCCAAAAGAAGACTACATACAACAATCCCTTATTTTAAGGGTTCTTTTGAACTTTTATAACCAAATTATTAATATTATGCATCGGAGGCTGCTATTCTCAAAAAGTCTGTTGTCACACAGTTTTTTGGTTTATGTTGTCCGTGAACAGATAAGATTTATGAAAGGAAAACCTGTTTTTTTCTGCATTCTTTACGCTTTTATCTTCTACACTGGCTTTGTAGCTGGAAAAATTGTAAAAGGTATACTCTCAATAAATAGTTTATCTTTATGGGCAATCTTGCTACTTTTAAATTTTTTCAGCTTTCAAGATATAAAGAAAAAGTTTTCAAAAGAAAGTATAATTATCAGATTCTTTAAAGACATTTTTGCTTGAAAATAGAATTGTTGAAAGGTGAAATAGGATGGTTGAAAAGAAATCTTTATATATCACCTCTTTTTTGATATTTGTGCTGGGAATTGCAAGCAGTTTAATTTCTGTAAAGTTAGGTATACTTGTACTTGGTCTGTTTTTGCTTGTGCTGATAATGTTAGAAGACCCATCTAAGTTGATATATGGTGTTGTACTTTATGCTTTTGTGGATTTTCTTTTCAGAAAACTTTCTATTTTAAGCAGTTTTGCTTCTGTATGGGATGAAGCGCTATTTTTGATAATTGTCTTTGCGTTCTTATTAAAGTCAATTATAAAAAATCAATCAAGTTTGAGATTTTCCCCTTTAGATGTATATATTCTGATTTTTTTGCTTGTCTGTGTGTTTTTACTGTTTAAAAATTCGCCTGATATGAGAATAGCATTAGAAGGATTTAGAGTATATGCAGAGTACGCTTTATGGTTTTTCGTAGGACTGTGGCTTTTAAAAGACGCAAGGCAATTTGAAAGGATTATTACAATATTTATCCTGATGATGTTTATAATATCCATCTACGGCATATACCAGTATATTATTGGTGTTGAAATACCTTCAAGTTGGATTGATAGCAGTAGAGAAACGTATATAAGAACAAGGGTATTTTCAATTATAGGAAGTCCAAATGTCCTTGGAAGTCTTTTGGCAATGTCAATACCTTTTGTTCTTCCTTACGTCCTTTATGAGAAAAATATTAAAAAGAGAATTTATTATTCGGTTGTATTAATTTCAATGATTGCCTGCCTTGGGTTTACATTTTCAAGAGGAGCATGGCTTGCATTTTTGTTTTCAATGCTTCTTTTTGGTTTTTTCATAGACAAAAAAGTTTTGGGTATTCTCTTTGCCATCTTTACATCAGTTCCTATTTTGGCACCTTCAATTGTAATGAGAGTGCTTTATATGCTAAGCTCTGAGTATGCCAAAAGCAGCGCAAGGGCAGGAAGAATTGCCCGCTGGACAAAAGCATACGATATTTTGACACAGCATCCTCTCTTTGGGGTTGGATTTGGAAGATTTGGCGGTGCGGTTGCAAAGAGAAATATAGCCAATGCGTTTTACGTAGATAATTTTTATCTTAAAAGTGCTGTCGAAATGGGAATCATTGGAGTAGGTATTATGATTTTGGTGTTTATAGTAGGGCTTTTGCTTGCTGCAAGAACTGTAAAACATCTGCGCTCAAAAGAACTTAAGAATATAGCAAGCGGAGTGCTC
The sequence above is drawn from the Caldicellulosiruptor bescii DSM 6725 genome and encodes:
- the rpsB gene encoding 30S ribosomal protein S2, translated to MPVLTMKQLLEAGVHFGHQTRRWNPKMAEYIFTERNGIYIIDLQKTVKKMDEAYEFVKSQVAEGKIVLFVGTKKQAQETIKEEAERCGMFYINQRWLGGLLTNFRTIKTRIERLKELQRMEEDGTFEVLPKKEVNLLRKEKERLLKYLGGIQNMPRIPDILYIVDPRKERNAVLEARKLGIPIVAIVDTNCDPDEIDYVIPGNDDAIRAVKLITSKIADAVIEGREGEQFTPATTSSQEVDKASEQVEIAADDIDEE
- a CDS encoding nucleotide sugar dehydrogenase — encoded protein: MNSVCVIGLGYVGLPLALSFAMKGFKVFGVDSNEKLIEELKKGETHHLESYNGKTIQEILKEQLENGKFIPMVNYKLALENVDDVIVTVPIPVYGGKPYFDYLVSCAKEISKNLRKNQLILLRSTVVPGTTRNIFLPILEESGLKCGEDFYLAYASERIAEGKAFEEFENMPTALAGFCENSVKRAVDLIKVICKEEIIVASSFEVVETAKVIENLQRDINIAMVNEFERFTKAMNLDIFEVIKVANTHKRVNLLYPGPGVGGFCIPNAFYYLNAKAQELGIELKLSKTARMFNEGIPNYISDLVMKTIEKYNCDKKIAVLGIAMKDYSSDDRLSPAIEIIKNLKVRGVEVKAFDPAVKTKYDFKVESLQEALKDVQLVLILAKQHGIEFEKIFEYISPSKAIIIDTRNVFSYNDAKEKGFVLEKI
- a CDS encoding glycosyltransferase; the encoded protein is MIDIICFSTTPWDPIPTRKQQIMKRMPQNCRIFYLDPPVTLIGPLKDPSLRPYLTRFRKSPKRIKENLFVFALPPIIPFYNKKRSINKFNQKMIANFVKEVIYQNFDLKSPIIWTYMPNTVDLLEHLSYSFLVYDCIDKHSEFQGFIDKALVESMEDELAQKSNVVFTTTHGLYNKLKLLNPHTYLVPNGAEFEHFNKASNKLPVPDKMNNIPRPIFGFVGVIHTWIDTQLIEYLAKEKREWSFVLIGPVGAGVSVDNLKKLSNIYLLGRIDNKDLPQYVSQFDVCLNLFRTNKLSENVSPLKFYEYLATGKPIVSTSMPQVEQFSDVVYIGKNYEDMLVKCIQALQEAQNPNIEKIEKRIEYAKQTSWDSRVTQIIDILKREGINIE
- a CDS encoding DUF4330 domain-containing protein produces the protein MKIVDQKGRLFGIINIVDLILIVLIVAIAWVGFAKISSHAKSSDNAAENEFVEIKPGEAIINVKIPLADPVMAQSLHKNDYLVTGDTLTKSYIQDIQIKDGIYERTSSDGKIVVATHPYKKDVYLTIYGYVTLQGATIKLDKQTVRVGKTFYVKTRTTELVGVVTGVKIVKE
- a CDS encoding O-antigen ligase family protein, whose amino-acid sequence is MVEKKSLYITSFLIFVLGIASSLISVKLGILVLGLFLLVLIMLEDPSKLIYGVVLYAFVDFLFRKLSILSSFASVWDEALFLIIVFAFLLKSIIKNQSSLRFSPLDVYILIFLLVCVFLLFKNSPDMRIALEGFRVYAEYALWFFVGLWLLKDARQFERIITIFILMMFIISIYGIYQYIIGVEIPSSWIDSSRETYIRTRVFSIIGSPNVLGSLLAMSIPFVLPYVLYEKNIKKRIYYSVVLISMIACLGFTFSRGAWLAFLFSMLLFGFFIDKKVLGILFAIFTSVPILAPSIVMRVLYMLSSEYAKSSARAGRIARWTKAYDILTQHPLFGVGFGRFGGAVAKRNIANAFYVDNFYLKSAVEMGIIGVGIMILVFIVGLLLAARTVKHLRSKELKNIASGVLIGLATVLMHNVVENIFEVPMMTTYFWLFLGFLFALKSAEDKSQFSEQSNICNNGGS